A window of the Barnesiella propionica genome harbors these coding sequences:
- a CDS encoding ABC transporter permease, translated as MIKYLIEKEFKQFTRNVFLPKLVFIMPCVMLLILPWAVSMEVKNINLAIVDKSNNQWSHRLAEKISASEYFILKSVNDSYDNALNQIEEGTVDVILEILPDFEPVLIKEGAVPMQISVNAVNGTKGSLGGSYLVNIITDFGNEIKNEIKADVSNPLIHVITQNKFNAELNYKDYMVPALMVMLLTMLCGFLPALNIVSEKEIGTIEQINVTPVTKAVFILSKLIPYWIIGFIVLTIGMIIAWLIYGLIPLGNLLTIYAGAIVYVLVVSGFGLVISNYSGTMQQAMFVMFFFVMILLLMSGLFTPITSMPHWAQVITIFNPLKYFIQIMRWVYLKGSGFTDLITQFGALFSFALFFNGWAVLSYKKSA; from the coding sequence ATAATCAAATATTTGATAGAAAAAGAATTCAAACAATTTACGAGAAATGTATTTCTTCCTAAATTGGTATTCATCATGCCTTGTGTTATGCTCTTGATCCTTCCTTGGGCTGTAAGTATGGAAGTAAAAAATATCAATCTTGCAATAGTCGATAAGAGCAATAACCAATGGTCTCATCGGTTGGCGGAAAAAATTTCAGCGTCAGAATATTTTATATTAAAATCGGTAAATGATTCTTATGACAATGCATTAAATCAAATCGAAGAAGGAACGGTGGATGTCATACTTGAAATATTACCCGATTTCGAACCTGTTCTGATTAAAGAAGGAGCAGTCCCCATGCAGATATCGGTAAATGCGGTGAATGGAACAAAAGGTTCTTTGGGCGGTTCTTATCTTGTCAACATCATAACGGATTTTGGCAATGAGATTAAGAATGAAATAAAGGCCGACGTATCCAATCCTCTTATCCATGTAATTACACAAAATAAGTTTAATGCGGAATTGAATTATAAGGATTATATGGTTCCGGCCTTAATGGTTATGTTGTTGACTATGCTTTGTGGCTTCTTGCCGGCTCTTAATATTGTGAGTGAGAAAGAAATAGGAACTATAGAGCAGATCAATGTTACACCTGTTACCAAAGCCGTTTTTATTTTGTCAAAACTCATTCCATACTGGATCATCGGTTTTATTGTTCTTACCATAGGAATGATTATTGCCTGGCTTATCTACGGTCTTATACCATTAGGAAATCTGCTGACTATATATGCCGGAGCAATCGTATATGTATTGGTCGTTTCCGGTTTTGGTTTGGTAATATCCAATTATTCCGGAACCATGCAACAAGCTATGTTTGTCATGTTCTTTTTTGTTATGATTCTTTTACTTATGAGCGGTCTTTTTACACCTATAACCAGTATGCCTCACTGGGCGCAGGTGATTACAATATTTAATCCTTTGAAATATTTTATTCAAATTATGCGTTGGGTGTATTTGAAGGGAAGCGGCTTTACCGATCTCATTACACAATTCGGTGCATTATTTTCATTTGCTTTATTTTTTAACGGATGGGCTGTTCTTAGTTATAAGAAAAGTGCCTGA
- a CDS encoding transglutaminase-like domain-containing protein yields the protein MRYFLLLFLSGISILFSGCQKQKNITSWQDRADSLIQNGELNKAQAYIDSIQTVYPEKNRWQIDSLSQIIQRIRRDFSISQTDGIQQIFQKIPNADSTLIAHWEKDKWLETRVIDGKKMYFRKAISNLIRLAPELDSLRQDETYIDTYSRDFRLKHTDHIIKSTLQSGLLSDSVEMDITFTLTVKPNVVPHGETIRCWLPFPQEIERQTQIKLWKSIPEKHLISPANSPHRSVYMEKTAIKDSATVFSINFSYMAHSQYFFPKKMQNDLKPYNTNSYLYRTYTSQRNPHILFSERISKMAKEIVGQEKNPIRKAALIYDWIDQNFSWAGALEYSTIPNIPEYVINMKHGDCGQVTLLYITMLRSQGIPARWQSGWMLHPNRVNLHDWGEIYFEGIGWVPVDMSFGNQDSEDYLIRNFYKTGIDTYRLAINSDYGKELYPPKRHLRSETVDFQTGEVEWKNGNLFYPLWNYHLDIKYNKTNK from the coding sequence ATGAGATATTTTTTACTACTATTTTTATCGGGAATTTCAATTCTTTTTTCCGGATGTCAAAAACAAAAAAATATAACATCATGGCAAGACCGGGCAGACTCATTGATACAGAATGGAGAATTAAATAAAGCACAAGCATATATAGATTCCATTCAAACAGTATATCCGGAAAAAAACAGATGGCAGATAGATTCCCTGTCCCAAATCATTCAACGTATACGCCGGGATTTTAGCATATCTCAAACAGACGGAATACAACAGATATTCCAAAAGATACCAAATGCAGACAGTACTCTTATAGCTCACTGGGAAAAAGATAAATGGCTGGAAACACGTGTAATCGATGGAAAAAAAATGTATTTTCGCAAAGCTATAAGTAATTTAATCCGACTTGCACCGGAGTTGGATAGTCTGAGACAAGATGAAACCTATATAGATACCTATAGCCGTGATTTCCGGTTAAAACATACGGATCATATTATTAAATCAACTCTCCAGTCCGGCCTCTTGTCCGATTCTGTCGAAATGGATATTACTTTTACTCTCACCGTAAAACCCAATGTGGTTCCGCACGGAGAAACTATTCGTTGCTGGTTGCCTTTTCCCCAGGAAATAGAACGGCAAACCCAAATTAAATTATGGAAAAGTATTCCGGAAAAGCATCTGATATCTCCGGCAAATAGTCCACATAGATCAGTATATATGGAAAAAACGGCAATAAAGGACTCAGCGACGGTTTTCAGTATTAATTTCAGCTATATGGCCCATTCTCAATATTTTTTTCCAAAAAAAATGCAGAACGATTTAAAACCATATAATACAAATAGTTACTTATATAGAACCTACACCAGCCAGCGTAATCCTCATATTTTATTCAGTGAAAGAATTTCCAAAATGGCGAAAGAGATTGTCGGTCAAGAAAAGAATCCCATTCGGAAGGCTGCATTAATCTATGACTGGATAGATCAAAATTTTTCCTGGGCGGGAGCTTTGGAATACAGTACTATTCCCAATATTCCGGAATATGTTATAAATATGAAACACGGCGATTGCGGACAGGTTACATTGTTATACATCACAATGTTAAGAAGTCAGGGCATCCCTGCCAGATGGCAGAGCGGCTGGATGCTTCATCCCAACCGGGTAAATCTACACGATTGGGGAGAAATATATTTTGAAGGAATAGGCTGGGTTCCGGTAGATATGTCATTCGGCAACCAAGATTCTGAAGATTATTTAATCAGGAATTTCTATAAAACGGGGATCGACACATACCGCCTCGCGATAAATAGTGACTATGGAAAAGAGTTATATCCTCCTAAACGGCATCTGAGGAGTGAAACAGTAGATTTTCAGACAGGAGAAGTAGAATGGAAAAACGGAAATCTATTTTATCCATTATGGAATTACCACTTAGATATAAAATATAATAAAACAAATAAATAA
- the bioD gene encoding dethiobiotin synthase, protein MKQVYFISGIDTNIGKSYATGWLARKMNKEGIRTITQKFIQTGNKGYSEDIVLHRKIMGITPTQEDIEGLTYPIVFSYPASPHLAAEIDNEKINLEKIKLSTEKLIQKYDCVLLEGAGGLMVPITREKLTIDFISEEKYPVILVTSGRLGSINHTILSLEALAKRNLEIYAVIYNQFPVSDEIIEKDTIRIIRDYLLYYHPKTFFWELPQICL, encoded by the coding sequence ATGAAACAGGTTTATTTTATTTCCGGTATCGACACGAATATAGGCAAAAGCTATGCTACCGGATGGCTGGCAAGGAAAATGAACAAAGAGGGTATCAGGACTATCACCCAAAAATTTATTCAAACCGGCAATAAAGGTTATTCCGAAGACATCGTTCTACACCGTAAAATTATGGGAATAACTCCTACTCAAGAAGATATCGAAGGACTTACCTACCCCATCGTATTTTCTTATCCGGCCTCTCCGCATCTGGCAGCCGAAATTGATAATGAAAAAATAAATCTGGAAAAGATCAAACTATCTACTGAAAAACTTATACAAAAATATGACTGCGTATTGCTGGAAGGAGCCGGAGGATTAATGGTTCCTATCACCCGGGAAAAACTGACTATTGATTTTATTTCAGAAGAAAAATATCCGGTAATATTAGTTACGTCCGGACGGCTGGGCAGTATAAATCATACCATACTCTCTTTGGAAGCATTAGCGAAAAGAAACCTGGAAATATATGCCGTAATATATAATCAATTTCCTGTATCGGATGAAATCATAGAAAAAGATACGATACGGATCATTCGGGATTATTTACTCTATTATCATCCTAAAACTTTTTTCTGGGAATTACCACAAATATGTTTATAG
- a CDS encoding ABC transporter permease, with amino-acid sequence MKQFLSFVRKEFYHILRDKRTVLILLGMPIVQIILFGFAISTEVKNARIAVLDSSKDLMTSQIVQKLGASEYFTIVDDFHSPEQIEPAFQKGEIDMVVVFEDHFIKNLQRTGRADIQLITDASDPNTATMVANYATNIIAMYQQEQMMFSGSSIQIVPQLKLLYNPGMKGAYNFVPGVMGLILMLICAMMTSIAIVREKERGTMEILLVSPLKPIFIILAKAVPYFTLSCVNLCTILLLSVYVLGVPVAGSIFWLAVLSLIFILVSLSLGLLISTIVKTQVAAMLASGMVLMMPVMLLSGMMFPIESMPWPLQWLSNIIPARWYIVSVKKIMIEGLDISFAYNELFILSAMAVLLMAVSLRKFKNRLE; translated from the coding sequence ATGAAACAATTTTTATCTTTCGTCCGTAAGGAGTTCTATCATATACTTCGTGATAAACGTACCGTGCTTATATTGTTAGGTATGCCGATTGTTCAGATAATTTTATTCGGATTTGCCATAAGTACCGAAGTAAAAAATGCTAGGATAGCCGTATTGGATTCGTCCAAAGACCTGATGACTTCGCAAATAGTTCAAAAGCTTGGTGCAAGTGAGTACTTTACGATTGTGGATGATTTTCACAGCCCGGAGCAGATAGAACCTGCTTTTCAAAAAGGTGAGATAGATATGGTGGTCGTATTTGAAGATCATTTTATCAAAAATCTGCAACGGACAGGGAGAGCCGATATACAATTGATTACTGATGCATCCGATCCTAATACGGCTACAATGGTGGCTAACTATGCAACGAATATTATCGCTATGTACCAACAGGAGCAGATGATGTTTTCAGGTTCCTCCATACAGATTGTACCACAGTTGAAATTACTATATAACCCAGGCATGAAAGGTGCGTATAATTTTGTCCCTGGTGTTATGGGGCTTATACTAATGCTCATATGTGCCATGATGACATCCATTGCCATCGTACGTGAAAAAGAACGGGGTACTATGGAAATACTATTAGTTTCTCCTTTAAAGCCTATATTTATTATATTGGCTAAGGCTGTTCCTTATTTTACATTGTCTTGTGTGAACTTGTGTACGATACTTCTACTTTCGGTATATGTTTTGGGGGTTCCGGTTGCCGGAAGTATTTTCTGGCTTGCTGTATTATCGCTTATTTTTATTTTAGTATCTCTTTCTTTAGGGTTGCTTATATCGACAATAGTAAAAACACAGGTAGCAGCAATGCTGGCCTCCGGTATGGTTTTGATGATGCCGGTTATGCTGCTGTCGGGTATGATGTTTCCTATAGAGAGTATGCCCTGGCCGCTACAATGGCTGTCCAATATTATTCCTGCCCGTTGGTATATAGTATCGGTAAAGAAAATTATGATAGAAGGATTGGATATCTCATTCGCATACAATGAATTGTTTATATTAAGCGCAATGGCGGTATTATTAATGGCGGTAAGTCTCAGGAAATTTAAAAATAGATTGGAATAA
- a CDS encoding enolase C-terminal domain-like protein, whose amino-acid sequence MMDRRNFLKATGIGILAAGTSGTLLTACSTEKKKRSSGKLNLSFEPYDLKLRHAFNLAKNSRTHTPDVLVQLEYDGIIGYGESSMPPYLGETQVSVCKFLSSLDLSQFTDPFRLEEILDYVDSAAPDNRAAKASIDIALHDLLGKIMQQPWYKIWGLTPEKAPDTSFTIGIDTAEIVRQKIEEASPYNVIKIKMGLDNDKELVNIIRSVTDRPICVDANQGWDNKEKALEMIQWLSERNCLFVEQPMPKEKIDETAWIKERSPLPIIADEFLQRLPDVQRAYGVYDGINIKLMKSTGMHEAYKMVTLARALNMKLMVGCMTETSCAVTAAAQLSPLMDWADLDGNLLISNDRFDGIKIVNGQVKIPDRPGIGVIPV is encoded by the coding sequence ATTATGGATCGGAGAAATTTTTTAAAAGCAACAGGTATAGGGATATTAGCAGCCGGAACATCAGGAACACTACTGACAGCCTGTAGTACGGAAAAGAAAAAAAGATCATCAGGAAAATTGAATCTAAGCTTTGAACCTTACGATCTTAAATTACGTCATGCTTTCAATCTGGCAAAGAATTCCCGGACACATACCCCCGATGTATTGGTTCAACTCGAATATGACGGAATTATAGGCTATGGAGAATCGTCCATGCCTCCCTATCTGGGCGAAACACAAGTGTCTGTCTGTAAATTCCTTAGTAGCCTGGATTTAAGCCAATTTACCGACCCTTTCAGGTTGGAAGAAATACTGGATTATGTAGATTCGGCAGCACCGGACAACAGGGCGGCAAAGGCCTCTATAGATATAGCCCTGCATGACCTCTTGGGCAAAATCATGCAACAACCATGGTATAAGATTTGGGGTCTCACTCCTGAAAAAGCACCGGATACATCATTTACTATAGGGATAGATACAGCAGAAATCGTACGGCAGAAAATAGAAGAAGCCTCTCCTTATAATGTTATAAAAATAAAGATGGGATTGGACAATGATAAAGAACTGGTCAACATAATCCGCTCTGTCACCGATCGCCCCATATGCGTGGATGCGAATCAGGGCTGGGATAATAAAGAAAAAGCGTTGGAGATGATCCAGTGGTTGAGTGAACGGAATTGTCTGTTTGTAGAACAGCCTATGCCAAAAGAAAAAATAGACGAAACGGCCTGGATAAAAGAACGTAGCCCTTTGCCTATTATCGCTGATGAATTTTTACAACGTCTGCCCGACGTACAAAGAGCTTACGGTGTATATGACGGCATAAATATAAAATTAATGAAAAGTACCGGAATGCATGAAGCTTATAAAATGGTAACTCTGGCACGTGCATTGAACATGAAGTTGATGGTAGGTTGTATGACCGAAACTTCATGTGCCGTTACAGCCGCCGCACAATTATCGCCATTAATGGATTGGGCCGATCTGGACGGAAACCTGCTTATTTCTAACGACCGGTTTGACGGTATAAAGATTGTAAATGGGCAAGTAAAAATACCCGACAGACCCGGTATCGGAGTTATCCCCGTATGA
- a CDS encoding 8-amino-7-oxononanoate synthase: protein MTNSYFSKQLSSITEKGNLRILPTVKECGYEIIKDGKHMLNLSSNDYLGLAGDTALKEEFLSHVSPGKFSFTSSSSRLLTGNSGEYDYLEKQLARLFDSEAALVFNSGYHANSGILPAVADHHSLILADKLVHASIVDGIGLSRARCIRFRHNNYEQLERLLSENHRNYEHIFIVTESIFSMDGDECDLNRLVELKKQYGNVFLYVDEAHAFGVRGERGLGCSEQYDHLHDIDFLVGTFGKALASIGAYLICSKEIKSYLVNTMRPLIFTTALPPVNLQWTSFVLNKMVYMNDKRIYLSHISRLLREKTDKLKSNSKSHIIPFITGTADSAVNASLYLQRHGFYLLPVRPPTVPEGTSRLRISLHAACTEEQIERLVINLNTCKI from the coding sequence ATGACGAATTCTTATTTTTCAAAACAATTATCTTCCATTACAGAAAAAGGTAATCTGCGCATTTTACCCACAGTAAAAGAATGCGGATATGAGATTATTAAAGATGGTAAACATATGTTGAACTTGTCTTCCAATGATTATCTGGGGTTAGCCGGAGATACAGCGTTAAAAGAAGAATTTTTATCGCATGTGTCACCCGGAAAGTTCAGTTTTACTTCATCCTCATCCCGTCTTCTTACCGGGAACTCTGGCGAGTATGATTATCTGGAAAAACAACTGGCAAGATTATTCGATTCGGAAGCCGCATTGGTATTCAATAGCGGTTATCATGCTAATAGCGGAATATTACCTGCGGTTGCAGATCATCATTCTCTTATTCTGGCAGATAAACTCGTACATGCCAGTATAGTGGACGGTATAGGACTATCCAGAGCCCGGTGTATTCGTTTTCGTCATAATAACTATGAACAATTGGAACGACTATTATCTGAAAACCACCGTAACTATGAACATATTTTTATTGTGACAGAAAGTATTTTCAGTATGGACGGGGACGAATGCGACCTGAATCGCTTGGTAGAATTGAAAAAACAATATGGAAATGTTTTTTTATATGTTGACGAGGCTCATGCATTCGGCGTAAGAGGTGAACGAGGTTTGGGCTGTAGTGAACAATACGATCATCTGCATGATATAGATTTTCTGGTAGGAACATTCGGAAAAGCCTTAGCTTCTATAGGTGCATATCTCATCTGTTCCAAGGAAATTAAATCATACCTGGTAAACACGATGAGACCTCTTATTTTTACGACTGCTTTGCCACCGGTAAATCTGCAGTGGACATCGTTTGTTCTTAACAAAATGGTCTATATGAACGATAAAAGAATTTACCTCTCACATATTAGCCGTTTGTTGAGAGAAAAGACAGACAAGTTAAAGAGTAATAGCAAAAGTCATATTATACCGTTTATAACCGGTACGGCAGACAGCGCTGTCAATGCATCTCTTTATTTACAACGTCACGGTTTCTATTTATTGCCGGTAAGGCCTCCTACCGTACCGGAAGGAACTTCAAGACTGCGCATATCACTTCACGCAGCGTGTACCGAAGAACAAATAGAAAGGTTAGTTATAAATCTAAATACTTGCAAAATATGA
- the bioC gene encoding malonyl-ACP O-methyltransferase BioC: MKYYFVSHCDSPNLILIFAGWGMDEKPFRELNSIGCDCCICYDYTCLDFDESLFRPYQTICVYAWSFGVWASSVILSNTALPIIKSTAINGTIPAIDDEYGIPPAIFQGTLDSLNEQTLHKFYRRMCGQKEVLESFQNHLPDRKLDDLKKELENIGNQVKEINPPEYQWDEIIIGTRDMIFPAENQKRAWSTHPHVIKTNDAHFIDLFRKIYSDRIDKKLIANRFGKTAESYNKGAKVQMHIADSLNKLIHPYPISEKNRILEIGCGTGFLTRKLAKKYSPDFFMINDLCIEMEPYISDIQNKFVFIPGDAEKIVFSETYDLIASSSAIQWFTDLETFLRKIEKNLASGGVIAFSTFGINNLQEIKTITNCGLKYENVEYLNSLFSRYFDSVEITEEIISLVFPSPRDVLRHLKSTGVNGIMQEHWNKSKLSRFEYDYRELYTTKKGVSLTYHPIYITGRKK, from the coding sequence ATGAAATATTATTTTGTGTCACATTGCGATAGCCCCAATTTAATTCTAATATTTGCCGGTTGGGGCATGGACGAAAAACCGTTCCGTGAACTGAATTCTATAGGATGTGATTGTTGTATCTGCTATGATTATACCTGTCTGGATTTTGACGAATCCCTTTTCCGGCCCTATCAAACAATATGTGTTTATGCATGGTCTTTCGGCGTATGGGCTTCTTCGGTTATTCTTTCAAATACGGCACTTCCCATAATAAAAAGTACGGCTATAAACGGAACCATCCCGGCTATTGACGATGAATATGGCATCCCCCCTGCCATATTCCAGGGTACCCTTGATTCTCTCAATGAACAAACTTTACACAAATTCTACAGAAGAATGTGCGGACAAAAGGAAGTCTTGGAATCTTTTCAAAATCATTTGCCTGACAGAAAACTGGATGATCTAAAAAAAGAGCTGGAGAATATTGGAAATCAGGTCAAAGAAATTAATCCTCCGGAATATCAATGGGATGAAATAATCATCGGAACCCGTGATATGATATTTCCGGCAGAAAATCAGAAGAGAGCATGGAGTACTCATCCTCATGTCATAAAAACCAATGATGCACATTTTATCGATTTATTCCGAAAAATATACAGTGATCGCATTGATAAAAAACTGATAGCTAACCGTTTTGGAAAAACGGCGGAATCATACAATAAAGGCGCTAAAGTGCAAATGCATATTGCAGATAGTTTAAATAAGCTGATACATCCCTATCCTATTTCCGAAAAAAATCGCATATTGGAAATAGGCTGCGGAACAGGATTCCTGACCCGCAAACTGGCTAAAAAATATTCTCCGGACTTCTTTATGATAAATGATCTTTGCATAGAGATGGAACCTTATATTTCCGACATCCAGAACAAGTTCGTATTTATACCTGGGGATGCTGAAAAAATAGTATTCTCTGAAACTTATGATCTGATAGCTTCATCTTCTGCCATACAATGGTTTACTGATCTGGAAACCTTTTTGCGAAAGATAGAAAAAAATCTGGCATCGGGCGGTGTAATCGCTTTTAGCACTTTCGGAATTAATAATCTGCAAGAAATAAAAACAATAACAAACTGTGGATTAAAATATGAAAATGTGGAATATCTGAATTCTCTATTTTCTCGCTATTTTGATTCTGTAGAAATTACAGAAGAGATTATATCATTGGTATTTCCATCCCCTCGTGATGTTCTGCGACATTTAAAATCGACAGGAGTAAACGGTATTATGCAAGAACATTGGAATAAGAGCAAATTGTCCCGGTTTGAATACGACTATCGGGAATTATACACAACGAAAAAAGGGGTATCGCTTACATACCATCCTATCTATATTACAGGACGAAAAAAGTAA
- a CDS encoding ABC transporter ATP-binding protein — translation MKEQIVIHADKLTKRFGDFIAVNEISFEVHKGEIFGFLGANGAGKTTAMRMLCGLSRPTSGIGFVAGYDIGKEQECVKKNIGYMSQKFSLYEDLKVWENIRLFGGIYGIPEKEISIKTHELLHHLGMENERNNLVRSLPLGWKQKLAFSVAILHEPKIVFLDEPTGGVDPATRRQFWEMLYDATDRGITVFVTTHYMDEAEYCNRVSIMVDGRIEALASPEELKRQFGTDTMEDVFHQLARKATRGE, via the coding sequence ATGAAAGAACAAATAGTAATACATGCTGATAAACTCACAAAACGATTCGGAGATTTTATAGCCGTGAATGAAATAAGTTTTGAAGTGCACAAGGGCGAAATATTCGGTTTTCTGGGAGCAAATGGTGCGGGAAAAACTACGGCTATGAGAATGCTTTGCGGGCTGTCCCGGCCTACATCAGGAATCGGATTTGTAGCTGGATATGATATCGGTAAAGAACAGGAATGCGTAAAAAAGAATATCGGGTACATGAGCCAGAAATTTTCATTGTATGAAGATTTGAAAGTATGGGAGAATATCCGGCTTTTTGGGGGGATATATGGAATACCGGAAAAAGAAATTTCTATTAAGACACACGAGTTATTGCATCACTTGGGAATGGAAAATGAACGTAATAATCTGGTGCGCAGTCTGCCTTTAGGATGGAAACAAAAACTGGCTTTTTCCGTAGCTATTCTGCATGAACCCAAAATCGTTTTTTTAGATGAACCTACAGGCGGGGTAGATCCAGCCACCCGCCGCCAGTTCTGGGAAATGTTATATGATGCGACCGATCGGGGAATTACAGTATTTGTGACGACTCATTATATGGACGAAGCTGAATATTGTAACCGGGTATCCATCATGGTAGACGGAAGAATAGAGGCACTGGCGAGTCCGGAAGAACTCAAGAGACAATTCGGAACTGATACGATGGAGGACGTTTTCCATCAGTTAGCCCGTAAAGCAACAAGAGGAGAATAA
- a CDS encoding C40 family peptidase, translating into MAQNLENSINEIKKEYAPDKRIAVFEISGEKVSDDHYILKGKSDNPQAVRALENKLNEENIPYSSYIKILPDNRLGDKNWGIVTLCCAHLREKPAHASEMVTQAIMGTPVKILEKKGGWYRIQTPDSYISWIPASSLSLKTQDEMAAWRKSERYIYTGYHGHIWEQTDKYNSAPVSDIVLGCILEISQTPKSTRDKLYVTLPDGRQGYINRSETKEFDKWASQPLDMNKIEKTARSMMGVTYLWGGTSVKGVDCSGFVKTNYFANGVILSRDASQQALAGNKNIPEKWKECQLGDLLFFGNENGRVTHVAMYLRNGEYIHSSGYVKINSVDPSAQNYLTTPFLSTTRIKTALNTPGIIQVKDHDWYFDRK; encoded by the coding sequence ATGGCCCAAAATTTAGAAAACAGCATAAACGAAATAAAAAAAGAATATGCACCGGATAAACGGATAGCTGTTTTTGAAATATCCGGAGAAAAAGTATCAGATGATCATTATATACTCAAAGGAAAATCTGATAATCCGCAAGCAGTGCGCGCTCTGGAAAATAAACTAAATGAAGAAAATATCCCCTATAGCAGTTATATTAAAATATTACCGGATAACCGCTTAGGTGATAAAAATTGGGGCATTGTCACCCTTTGTTGCGCACATTTAAGGGAAAAACCTGCTCATGCTTCAGAGATGGTCACTCAGGCCATTATGGGAACCCCGGTAAAAATATTGGAAAAAAAAGGAGGATGGTATCGCATACAAACTCCAGACTCTTATATCAGCTGGATTCCTGCATCTTCTCTTTCTTTAAAAACACAAGATGAAATGGCAGCCTGGAGAAAATCAGAACGTTATATCTATACCGGATATCACGGACATATTTGGGAGCAAACAGACAAATACAATTCCGCTCCCGTCTCGGATATCGTTCTGGGATGCATCTTGGAAATATCCCAAACCCCTAAAAGTACAAGAGACAAATTATATGTGACATTGCCTGACGGTCGGCAGGGATATATAAACCGGAGCGAAACAAAAGAGTTTGACAAATGGGCGTCACAGCCGTTAGATATGAATAAAATTGAAAAAACAGCCCGTTCCATGATGGGCGTCACATATCTATGGGGAGGCACATCTGTCAAAGGAGTAGACTGTTCGGGATTCGTAAAAACGAATTATTTCGCAAACGGTGTTATTCTGTCCCGGGATGCATCTCAACAAGCGCTCGCCGGAAATAAAAATATTCCGGAAAAATGGAAAGAATGTCAATTAGGTGATTTACTTTTTTTTGGCAATGAAAACGGACGGGTAACTCATGTAGCGATGTATCTTCGTAACGGAGAATATATCCATTCTTCTGGTTATGTAAAAATCAATAGTGTAGACCCGTCTGCTCAAAACTACCTTACTACACCTTTTCTAAGCACAACGCGAATAAAAACGGCATTAAATACACCGGGAATCATTCAGGTAAAAGATCATGACTGGTATTTTGACCGGAAATAA